The following coding sequences lie in one Cryptococcus neoformans var. neoformans B-3501A chromosome 14, whole genome shotgun sequence genomic window:
- a CDS encoding hypothetical protein (HMMPfam hit to zf-U1, U1 zinc finger, score: 44.3, E(): 3.4e-10), whose protein sequence is MTEYWVSKKQYWCKYCNIWIRDDAPSRRQHETGLKHIGNKERFIRDLYRGGEKAKKEKAQEAAEMARIDAAAAAAYAHDTARGVVRPSSLASSSASPAPSSSTAKARDSRPKDKFSDYSTAAQLGFVDPDTEKSAYEIEQEIKGRAGEPGQWEEVVVPPPLTEASVSMTGAKRNRGEEDEEGEGWKFEHKGKKPVHDPYDDDWDSSSLKGLKVKKKEETLFKDKNMKEKEGVIKQEPSKQAWQQVQPKDGPGLQKEGWTGKIELKPKTKGNDKVFIPGGGWVKVEGSQADEGKREESEAAEDVKPDMKKLEEAVLVEATAVTSEAMKEEQDVKPDVSAPSAPEPASGGSMFKKRRPPPSNRKK, encoded by the exons ATGACAGA ATATTGGGTATCAAAGAAGCAGTACTGGTGCAAGTATTGCAACATCTGGATTAGAGATGACGCCCCC TCTCGAAGGCAACATGAAACAGGTCTTAAGCATATCGGCAACAAAGAGAGATTCATCCGAGATCTTTatagaggaggagagaaggcgaaaaaggaaaaggcccAGGAAGCTGCCGAGATGGCTCGCATAGATGCA gcggcagcagcagcataCGCCCACGATACAGCCCGCGGCGTGGTACGCCCATCCTCccttgcctcttcctccgcctccccagctccctcctcttccaccgccAAAGCCCGCGACTCTAGACCTAAAGACAAGTTTTCCGACTACTCCACCGCCGCTCAACTTGGTTTTGTCGACCCTGATACCGAAAAGTCTGCGTATGAGATTGAACAGGAAATCAAAGGACGGGCAGGCGAGCCTGGACAgtgggaagaagttgtAGTACCTCCACCCCTTACCGAGGCTTCGGTGAGTATGACGGGCGCGAAAAGGAACAggggggaggaagacgaagaaggtgaaggatggaaatTTGAACAtaaggggaagaagccgGTACATGATCCCTATGACGATGATTGGGATTCTTCGTCACTTAAAGGGTTGAAAGTtaaaaagaaggaggaaacgcttttcaaagacaagaatatgaaagaaaaagaaggagtCATCAAGCAGGAACCTTCAAAGCAAGCTTGGCAACAAGTACAACCGAAAGACGGACCTGGATTGCAGAAAGAAGGTTGGACCGGGAAGATTGAGCTGAAGCCGAAGACGAAGGGAAACGACAAGGTCTTTATACCGGGAGGTGGTTGGGTAAAGGTGGAAGGGTCTCAggcagatgaaggaaaaagggagGAATCAGAGGCGGCGGAGGATGTTAAACCTGATATGAAGAAGCTAGAGGAAGCAGTTTTAGTTGAAGCTACTGCTGTTACCAGTGAAGcaatgaaagaagaacaggaTGTCAAGCCAGACGTTTCTGCCCCCTCTGCGCCTGAACCGGCTAGTGGTGGAAGCATGTTCAAAAAGCGAAGACCGCCACCTTCAAATCGCAAAAAGTAG
- a CDS encoding hypothetical protein (Match to ESTs gb|CF191809.1|CF191809, gb|CF191623.1|CF191623; Similar to gi|19075963|ref|NP_588463.1| putative rab geranylgeranyltransferase alpha sub unit [Schizosaccharomyces pombe], FASTA scores: opt: 550, E(): 2.9e-30, (39.769% identity (63.977% similar) in 347 aa overlap (1-325:1-335)); HMMPfam hit to PPTA, Protein prenyltransferase alpha subunit repeat, score: 170.6, E(): 3.3e-48) yields MHGIKRSRLTPQAAEAKRLKEQSKIETYLALEKDVLTRKSAKEYSEEALGKTTQLLDLNPEFYTIWNYRRDILLSLFPALTAEEVVGRLTTDLRLTTAYLLVHPKVYWIWNHRKWCLETVPSGPGKSHEWKAKFWDGELKLVEKMLDADPRNFHAWGYRRYVLSSMPVQRPLTEELNYTQSKIESNFSNFSAWHYRTKTLAAIWEENNSSPEDIKKAKDKEFELVTQALWTDPGDQSGWLYHSWLIGQKPPIDVLQRELKNIQELYDMEPDSKWCINALAQYTLLLAKQPSIAPEEAYKLRKDAKELYEILIEVDVDRKERYRDMAASCT; encoded by the exons ATG CACGGAATCAAGCGAAGTCGACTTACACCTCAAGCTGCTGAGGCAAAACGTCTGAAAGAGCAGAGCAAGATTGAAACGTATCTCGCACTCGAGAAGGACGTCCTTACCAGA AAATCTGCAAAGGAGTACTCTGAAGAAGCATTGGGGAAAACTACACAACTGCTTGATTTGAACCCCGAATTCTACACTATTTGGAATTATCGCCGAGACATCTTATTATCCCTTTTCCCTGCTTT GACTGCGGAGGAAGTAGTCGGGCGTTTGACAACGGATTTACGATTGACGACCGCCTATCTTCTCGTTCACCCAAAGGTCTACTGGATATGGAACCATCGTAAATGGTGCTTAGAAACCGTACCGTCAGGACCTGGAAAATCTCATGAATGGAAAGCAAAGTTTTGGGATGGAGAGTTGAAattggtggagaagatgctGGACGCTGATCCCCGAAACT TCCACGCCTGGGGGTATAGGCGATACGTTTTATCTTCGATGCCGGTACAGCGGCCATTAACAGAGGAACTAAATTACACTCAGTCCAAAATTGAGTCCAACTTCTCCAACTTTTCAGCATGGCATTACAGAACCAAGACGCTAGCGGCTATTTGGGAAGAAAATAACTCGAGCCCGGAGGACATCAAGAAAGCAAAGGACAAGGAGTTTGAACTTGTCACACAAGCTCTGTGGACCGATCCGGGCGATCAAAGCGGCTGGCTGTATCACTCTTGGCTCATTGGGCAAA AGCCACCAATTGACGTTCTTCAACGTGAATTGAAGAATATTCAGGAGCTTTACGACATGGAGCCCGACTCAAAAT GGTGTATCAATGCTCTTGCGCAGtatactcttcttcttgctaAGCAACCATCCATTGCCCCTGAAGAAGCATATAAGCTTCGCAAAGACGCAAAGGAATTGTACGAGATACTTATAGAGGTTGATGTCGATCGGAAAGAAAGGTATAGGGATATGG CTGCTTCGTGTACTTGA
- a CDS encoding hypothetical protein (Similar to gi|46101160|gb|EAK86393.1| hypothetical protein UM05536.1 [Ustilago maydis 521], FASTA scores: opt: 1650, E(): 9.8e-100, (57.639% identity (80.556% similar) in 432 aa overlap (7-432:158-588)); HMMPfam hit to Aminotran_4, Aminotransferase class IV, score: 434.7, E(): 9.8e-128) — MSRLAPRLATAACAVRQPAATRAIAAAFAAPLTKQIRGYRSQPMRDVMTGEIIQLPDIDPSTVKVDLTTHAKSRLPNSKLVFGHTFTDHMLTIPWSSRSGWGTPHIKPYGPLELDPSSTVFHYAFTLFEGMKAYRQEDGTIRLFRPDMNMARMNRSAARIALPHFDSKALIELIKKLVILDSEWIPKEKGYSLYIRPTLIGTQNALGVGPSSDALLFVICSPVGPYYASGFKPVQLLATTKFVRAAPGGTGGYKLGANYAPGVVPQAEAAKEGYSQNLWLLGPEHALTEVGTMNLFVALKKADGSVELVTPPLDDVVLPGVTRDSALQLAREHASGKTPIPGLPEKLVVSERKLVMADLVEAEKNGTLVEVFGTGTAAIVSAVDKIGYEGRDIIIPTGPEGLGNIAKGILDRITAIQTGEIEHPWSVIANDVSSSSF; from the exons ATGTCCAGACTCGCCCCTAGACTCGCCACAGCTGCCTGCGCTGTCCGACAGCCCGCTGCCACTCGTGCTATTGCTGCCGCGTTTGCCGCTCCGTTGACCAAACAGATTAGGGGGTACCGATCCCAACCTATGAGGGATGTCATGACCGGCGAGATCATCCAGTTGCCCGACATCGAC CCCTCAACTGTAAAGGTCGACTTGACGACCCACGCCAAATCACGTCTCCCCAACTCTAAACTCGTTTTCGGCCACACCTTCACCGACCACATGCTCACCATTCCTTGGTCTAGCAGGAGTGGATGGGGAACCCCTCATATCAAGCCTT ACGGTCCACTGGAGCTCGACCCTTCATCGACCGTTTTCCATTACGCATTCACATTGTTCGAGGGTATGAAGGCCTACAGGCAGGAGGACGGTACTATTAGATTGTTCAGGCCCGACATGAACATGGCGAGGATGAACAGG AGTGCCGCTCGTATTGCTCTCCCCCATTTCGATAGCAAGGCTCTCATCGAACTTATCAAGAAGCTCGTTATCCTCGACTCTGAATGGATccccaaggagaagggttACTCATTGTACATCCGACCTACATTGATCGGTACCCAAAACGCTCTCGGTGTCGGACCTTCCAGTGATGCTTTATTGTTTGTCATCTGCTCTCCC GTGGGCCCTTACTACGCCTCTGGATTCAAGCCCGTCCAACTTTTGGCTACGACCAAGTTTGTCCGTGCCGCTCCCGGTGGTACAGGTGGTTACAAGCTCGGTGCCAA CTACGCCCCCGGTGTCGTCCCTCAAGCTGAGGCAGCGAAAGAAGGCTACAGTCAAAACCTTTGGTTGCTTGGTCCCGAGCACGCTTTGACTGAGGTCGGTACTATGAACTTGTTCGTTGCTCTCAAGAAAGCCGATGGCT CCGTTGAGCTCGTTACCCCTCCTTTGGACGACGTCGTCCTCCCCGGTGTCACGCGAGACTC CGCTCTCCAACTCGCACGAGAACACGCTTCCGGCAAGACACCTATCCCCGGCCTTCCCGAAAAACTTGTTGTCTCTGAGCGAAAGCTCGTGATGGCGGACCTCGTCGAGGCCGAGAAGAATGGTACATTGGTCGAGGTCTTTGGTACCGGTACGGCCGCCATCGTCTCTGCCGTTGACAAGATTGGTTATGAGGGGCGTGATATTATCATCCCCACCGGCCCTGAGGGTTTGGGTAACATCGCCAAGGGTATCTTGGACAGGATCACGGCCATCCAGACTGGTGAGATTGAGCATCCCTGGAGTGTGATTGCGAACGACGTGTCAAGCTCCAGTTTCTAG
- a CDS encoding hypothetical protein (Match to ESTs gb|CF189517.1|CF189517, gb|CF189516.1|CF189516, gb|CF189401.1|CF189401; Similar to gi|20270696|gb|AAM18374.1| guanine deaminase [Mus spretus], FASTA scores: opt: 752, E(): 1.6e-41, (34.810% identity (64.135% similar) in 474 aa overlap (4-468:12-447)); HMMPfam hit to Amidohydro_1, Amidohydrolase family, score: 90.7, E(): 3.6e-24): protein MTSLYTGTFVDTPTPAGLRVRRNHLLAVSAQGAIAHIAPVSDPASQALLASAPPPTALGRHSFFLPTYADLHLHAAQYLYAGTGLDLPLLEWLERYAYRAEERVDADEQLAERLYGRLVQRLRENGTGCVVFFGTIGVQANLVLARKAQEAGIRAFIGKLSMDESPRPSYGEASPAASLSSLNSFLDSMESYLSQFPSHRRLVQPIITPRFVPVCSDELLQGLAKVAQDRNVRLQSHMCEGRDQIDMSLKTKGLDDEKVFDKFGLLGPQTLQAHVTYLDDKLIPLIKERGVTIAHCPLSNQYLSERQFPLREALDASLSLGLGTDIAGGYSPSIHTAMRQAVIISRMREGDRCESLGCSFGTVKKEEEGGGRNLRVDWKEAVWAATRGGKAGMGLGGALEVGMEFDVQLIELASEENPTGTGPLDLFDLADSQVDTDTDEWWFDALERWWSNGDERNRKGMWVQGAKIA from the exons ATGACATCCCTCTACACCGGAACATTCGTCGACACGCCCACGCCCGCAGGTCTCCGAGTCAGGAGGAACCATCTGCTCG CCGTCTCTGCCCAGGGCGCCATCGCGCACATCGCCCCCGTTTCAGACCCCGCCTCCCAGGCACTCCTCGCCTCCGCCCCGCCACCCACCGCACTCGGCAGgcactccttcttccttcccacGTACGCcgacctccacctccacgCCGCCCAGTATCTCTACGCCGGCACAGGTCTGGATCTGCCGCTTCTCGAGTGGCTCGAGCGGTATGCCTATAGAGCCGAGGAGCGTGTCGATGCAGACGAGCAGCTGGCCGAGCGGCTGTATGGCAGGCTGGTGCAGAGACTGCGGGAGAATGGAACCGGCTGTGTCGTCTTTTTCGGCACGATCGGCGTCCAGGCCAA CTTGGTCCTGGCCAGAAAGGCCCAGGAGGCTGGGATCAGAGCTTTTATCGGTAAACTCTCCATGGACGAATCACCG CGCCCGTCGTACGGCGAGGCGTCTCCCGCTGCCTCGCTCTCATCCCTCAACTCATTCCTTGACTCTATGGAGTCTTATCTCTCCCAGTTCCCTTCTCACAGGCGTCTGGTTCAGCCCATCATCACTCCCCGCTTCGTCCCTGTCTGCTCTGACGAACTCTTGCAAGGTCTCGCCAAAGTCGCTCAAGACAGGAACGTAAGGCTGCAGAGTCACATGTGTGAAGGCAGGGACCAGATTGATATGTCCTTGAAGACAAAAggtttggatgatgaaaaggtCTTTGACAAG TTTGGTCTCCTCGGCCCACAGACTCTCCAAGCGCACGTCACATACCTCGACGACAAACTCATCCCGCTCATCAAAGAACGCGGCGTCACCATCGCCCACTGCCCGCTATCCAACCAATACCTCTCTGAACGCCAATTCCCTCTCCGAGAAGCTCTCGAcgcttccctctccctcggcCTCGGCACAGATATCGCAGGCGGCTACTCGCCTTCTATCCATACCGCCATGCGCCAGGCGGTGATCATCTCGCGTATGCGTGAAGGTGATCGATGCGAATCTCTGGGGTGTTCGTTTGGgacggtgaagaaggaggaagagggtggaggGAGAAATTTGAGGGTGGATTGGAAAGAGGCAGTTTGGGCGGCGACGAGGGGTGGTAAGGCCGGTATGGGCTTGGGCGGTGCGTTGGAAGTTGGGATGGAGTTTGATGTGCAGTTGA TTGAACTTGCAAGTGAAGAGAATCCTACTGGCACGGGTCCACTCGATCTATTTGACCTTGCAGACAGTCAAGTCGACACCGATACGGACGAATGGTGGTTTGACGCACTTGAAAGGTGGTGGTCCAACGGAGATGAGCGAAACCGCAAGGGTATGTGGGTGCAAGGTGCCAAGATTGCATAG
- a CDS encoding hypothetical protein (Match to EST gb|CF189214.1|CF189214; Similar to gi|112205|pir||B39066 proline-rich protein 15 - rat, FASTA scores: opt: 345, E(): 1.8e-08, (49.180% identity (55.738% similar) in 122 aa overlap (35-153:108-218))) yields MQWEYLTARLVATDWISLCKYINPSACFKSLYPNPPFINQEQVTMGLFHHHDEPPKHQGHNGPPPPQQNFGGPQGGPPPQQNFNGPHGGPPPPQNFGGPQQGFGGPHGGGPQGGPQQGFGGPQGGPQQGFGGPQGGPHGGPQGGYGGPQQQGGFGGPGRY; encoded by the exons ATGCAGTGGGAGTACCTTACTGCGAGGTTAGTGGCCACTGATTGGATATCCTTATGCAAGTATATAAACCCTTCTGCCTGTTTTAAATCTCTCTATCCCAACCCACCCTTTATCAACCAAGAACAAGTAACAATGGgtctcttccaccaccacgacGA ACCTCCCAAGCACCAAGGCCACAAtggccctcctcctccccagcAGAACTTTGGCGGTCCCCAAGGTGGGCCCCCTCCCCAGCAAAACTTTAACGGACCTCATGGTGgtccccctcccccccaGAACTTTGGCGGGCCTCAACAAGGTTTCGGTGGGCCTCATGGCGGCGGTCCTCAGGGTGGTCCTCAGCAAGGTTTTGGCGGGCCCCAGGGTGGTCCTCAGCAAGGCTTTGGTGGGCCTCAGGGTGGACCCCATGGTGGACCCCAAGGTGGATATGGCGGCCCCCAGCAGCAGGGCGGTTTTGGAGGTCCTGGGAGGTACTAG
- a CDS encoding hypothetical protein (Similar to gi|20069535|emb|CAC86900.1| mitotic arrest defective protein 2B [Xenopus laevis], FASTA scores: opt: 252, E(): 2.4e-10, (30.539% identity (64.072% similar) in 167 aa overlap (15-178:20-178)); HMMPfam hit to HORMA, HORMA domain, score: 42.1, E(): 1.6e-09), with product MAQPGLSYKERFRSCSKVEISLHTILCIRQIYPPTTFTRRRAHGVPVYQSRHPTVRSYISQVIASVGKEIHEGRLKRMTVVIKSVLTGLPVERMIFDIGYLSGLDGRKDVGLTGAPNADELGLMLRGFLIKLSSLDGQLLDNNEECTFAVIIETNDDLAPSSNSTEETGPWVPALAADTLRPSQKEDAECPEKHEPLLSVKAIETGVIDVRLSSSTHEMGS from the exons ATGGCCCAACCAGGTCTCAGCTATAAGG AACGTTTCCGCTCGTGCTCCAAAGTGGAAATATCCCTCCACACAATCCTCTGTATCCGCCAGATTTACCCTCCTACGACGTTCACCCGCCGCCGTGCCCATGGCGTTCCTGTATACCAATCGCGTCACCCGACTGTACGATCGTACATCTCGCAGGTGATTGCCAGTGTAGGCAAGGAGATTCATGAGGGtagattgaagaggatgacggtGGTGATCAAGAGTGTGTTGACTGGGTTACcggtggagaggatgatttTTGATATCGGGTACTTGTCGGGGTTGGATGGGAGAAAAGATGTAGG GTTGACGGGCGCACCTAATGCTGATGAGCTGGGTCTCATGCTTCGCGGGTTCCTTATCAAGCTCTCTTCATTAGACGGCCAGTTGTTGGATAATAATG AGGAGTGTACTTTTGCGGTTATTATCGAGACCAATGACGATTTGGCGCCGTCCTCCAATTCCACAGAG GAAACAGGGCCTTGGGTCCCAGCGCTTGCTGCAGATACACTCCGACCTTCACAAAAGGAAGACGCCGAGTGCCCAGAGAAGCACGAACCGCTTCTGAGCGTCAAAGCTATAGAAACAGGTGTTATAGATGTACGTTTATCATCTTCGACTCATGAGATGGGGAGCTGA